The following proteins are co-located in the Bosea sp. AS-1 genome:
- the trpB gene encoding tryptophan synthase subunit beta translates to MATDRVGLNRPLGGINASLRSMPDDQGSFGRFGGRFVAETLMPLVLELEEAYNAAKADPTYHAEMTSGLKHYVGRPSPLYFAERLTEHLGGARIYLKRDELNHTGSHKVNNVLGQILLARRMGKTRIIAETGAGQHGVATATLCARFGLECIVYMGAVDVARQAPNVFRMQMLGATVVPVESGTKTLKDAMNEALRDWVTNVATTFYCIGTVAGPHPYPAMVRDFQSIIGKETREQMQEAEGRLPDSLIACIGGGSNAMGLFHPFLDDASVEIYGVEAAGHGILSGLHAASIAGGRPGVLHGNRTFLLMDDDGQIKDAHSISAGLDYPGIGPEHSWLHDVGRVTYLSATDEEALEAFQLISRLEGIIPALEPAHAIARACEIAAMKSASHLMVVNLCGRGDKDIPQVSDMLSNRS, encoded by the coding sequence ATGGCTACCGATAGGGTTGGTCTCAATCGGCCTCTCGGCGGGATCAACGCCTCGCTACGATCAATGCCCGACGATCAGGGTTCATTCGGACGTTTTGGAGGGCGCTTCGTCGCCGAGACGCTGATGCCGCTCGTCCTTGAATTGGAAGAGGCCTACAACGCGGCCAAGGCCGATCCGACCTATCACGCCGAGATGACCAGCGGCCTGAAGCATTATGTCGGCCGGCCTTCACCGCTCTACTTCGCCGAACGCCTGACGGAGCATCTCGGCGGGGCAAGAATTTACTTGAAGCGTGACGAGTTGAACCATACCGGCTCGCACAAGGTGAATAACGTGCTCGGCCAAATCCTGCTGGCGCGGCGCATGGGCAAGACGCGCATCATCGCCGAGACCGGCGCCGGGCAGCACGGCGTCGCGACCGCGACGCTCTGTGCCCGCTTCGGCCTGGAATGCATCGTCTATATGGGCGCGGTCGACGTCGCCCGGCAGGCGCCCAACGTCTTCCGTATGCAGATGCTCGGCGCCACCGTCGTGCCGGTCGAATCCGGCACCAAGACGCTGAAGGATGCGATGAACGAGGCGCTGCGCGACTGGGTGACCAATGTCGCGACAACCTTCTACTGCATCGGCACGGTCGCCGGCCCGCATCCCTATCCGGCGATGGTGCGCGACTTCCAGTCGATCATCGGCAAGGAAACCCGCGAGCAGATGCAGGAGGCCGAAGGACGCCTTCCCGATTCGCTGATCGCCTGCATCGGCGGCGGCTCGAACGCGATGGGGCTGTTCCACCCCTTCCTCGACGACGCATCCGTCGAGATCTACGGCGTCGAGGCGGCCGGCCACGGCATCCTGAGCGGCCTGCACGCGGCATCCATAGCTGGCGGGCGTCCCGGCGTGCTGCATGGTAACCGCACCTTCCTGTTGATGGACGATGACGGACAGATCAAGGACGCCCATTCGATCTCAGCCGGGCTCGACTATCCCGGCATCGGCCCGGAGCATTCCTGGCTGCACGATGTCGGTCGCGTGACCTATCTCTCGGCCACCGACGAGGAGGCGCTGGAGGCTTTCCAGCTGATCTCGCGGCTGGAAGGCATAATTCCAGCTCTTGAGCCGGCGCATGCCATCGCCAGAGCTTGCGAAATTGCGGCGATGAAAAGCGCTTCCCACCTCATGGTCGTCAACCTTTGCGGCCGAGGCGACAAGGATATACCCCAAGTTTCAGATATGCTTTCGAATAGAAGCTGA
- a CDS encoding cryptochrome/photolyase family protein, whose product MRKLIFILGDQLSPNISSLTGIDRDTDIVLMVEVVEETTYVPHHKQKIAFILSAMRHFANELRSAGIEVDYVALGDAGNTGSFSAELDRAIERHNPDRIVITEPGEWRVRRIMDDWGGRFDRPIEIRADDRFLCSIADFRAWADGRKGYRMEYFYREMRRRTGLLMDGDYPAGGTWNLDTSNRKPLPASIQPPKRICFEIDEITAEVILLTNRCYPDNFGNIDAFNWAVSREDALVALAHFIEFYLPLFGDYQDAMATDEPFLFHAVLSPYLNVGLLEPWEVCIAAEAAFRSGSVPLNAAEGFIRQILGWREYVRGIYWLEMPGYKSRNALSATRQLPWFYWSGETDMHCLKCAIEDTKRSAYAHHIQRLMITGNFALLAGVNPAEIEEWYLAVYADAFEWVELPNVHGMVMFADGGLLSSKPYAASGAYINRMSNYCQRCVYDPKIKTGRDACPFNFLYWNFLIQNRSALSRNPRMKMPYRILDHMEPVKIAAVRRDARDFLEQINENRPRKFRSDLFDSA is encoded by the coding sequence ATGAGAAAACTGATTTTTATCCTGGGCGATCAGCTTAGCCCTAATATCAGCTCGCTCACAGGAATCGATCGCGATACCGACATCGTTTTGATGGTTGAGGTCGTTGAAGAGACGACCTACGTGCCACACCATAAGCAAAAGATTGCTTTCATTCTTTCAGCGATGCGGCACTTCGCGAATGAGCTTCGGAGCGCCGGCATCGAAGTCGACTACGTCGCGCTTGGGGACGCGGGCAATACCGGTTCCTTCTCGGCTGAGCTGGACCGCGCCATAGAGCGCCATAATCCAGATCGAATTGTGATTACCGAGCCCGGCGAGTGGCGGGTCCGACGCATTATGGATGACTGGGGCGGGAGGTTCGACCGACCTATCGAGATTCGTGCCGACGATCGCTTCCTATGCTCGATCGCGGACTTCCGGGCTTGGGCGGACGGCCGCAAGGGTTACCGTATGGAATATTTCTATCGGGAGATGCGTCGGCGAACCGGTCTACTCATGGATGGTGATTATCCCGCTGGCGGCACCTGGAACCTTGACACATCCAATCGGAAGCCGCTGCCGGCATCGATCCAACCTCCAAAGCGCATTTGCTTTGAGATTGATGAGATCACCGCTGAGGTCATATTGCTAACCAACCGGTGTTATCCAGATAATTTCGGTAATATTGATGCATTTAATTGGGCGGTTTCCAGAGAAGATGCGCTGGTTGCGCTAGCGCACTTTATAGAATTCTATTTGCCGTTGTTCGGAGACTATCAAGATGCGATGGCCACAGACGAGCCGTTTCTGTTTCACGCCGTCCTATCGCCGTATCTCAATGTCGGCCTCCTCGAACCATGGGAAGTTTGTATCGCTGCTGAAGCCGCGTTCCGAAGCGGTAGCGTGCCGCTCAACGCTGCAGAGGGGTTCATCCGTCAGATACTGGGCTGGCGTGAATATGTTCGAGGCATCTACTGGCTGGAGATGCCAGGATACAAGAGCAGGAATGCCCTATCCGCAACGAGACAGCTTCCCTGGTTTTACTGGTCGGGCGAAACAGATATGCATTGCCTGAAGTGTGCGATCGAGGATACCAAGCGCAGCGCATATGCCCATCATATTCAAAGACTGATGATCACTGGAAATTTCGCGCTTCTGGCAGGGGTAAATCCAGCCGAGATCGAGGAATGGTACCTCGCAGTCTATGCCGATGCATTTGAGTGGGTTGAGCTTCCAAACGTCCACGGAATGGTCATGTTCGCTGATGGCGGGCTACTGAGTTCCAAGCCCTATGCCGCCTCAGGCGCATACATCAATCGGATGTCGAATTATTGTCAAAGATGCGTCTATGATCCCAAAATTAAGACTGGTAGGGATGCCTGCCCTTTCAATTTTCTTTACTGGAACTTTCTGATCCAAAACCGCAGTGCACTTTCACGAAACCCGCGCATGAAAATGCCTTACCGGATTCTCGACCACATGGAGCCGGTTAAAATCGCTGCCGTGCGGCGAGACGCTCGTGATTTTCTAGAACAGATCAATGAAAATAGACCTCGAAAATTTCGCAGTGACCTGTTCGATTCTGCTTAA
- a CDS encoding DUF2256 domain-containing protein, whose amino-acid sequence MARMRRKIDLPSKTCPVCRRQFSWRRKWARNWDQVTYCSKRCRDTKGKPLQR is encoded by the coding sequence ATGGCTCGAATGCGCCGAAAAATCGACCTTCCAAGTAAGACGTGCCCGGTTTGCCGCCGACAATTCAGCTGGCGCAGAAAATGGGCGCGCAACTGGGATCAGGTCACATATTGCTCGAAGCGCTGCCGAGACACAAAAGGAAAGCCGCTTCAGAGATGA
- a CDS encoding deoxyribodipyrimidine photo-lyase, producing the protein MASSANLHPAEAPVIVWFRDDLRLCDNPALTAAAQSGRKIRCVFVYDEESDGLRPLGAAAKWWLHGALENLDKDLRQRGTRLSIYRGRASELIPRLATLCRAAIVYWNDRYGEAERRVDSAVQLLLEQRRIDALTFNGSLLYDPAAIKTKSGEPFRTFSAFWRAAYQAGDPAQPQAAPVALQDFGDWGDNSPRAVELSELCLEPRGPDWSGGLRSNWKPGETGAQMQLKQFLDNHFDTYAECRDFPDRQTTSHLSPYLRFGNISPRQIWHAAESKNSESDVKSYRNLEKFQSELGWREFSYHLLHHNPTLAARNLQSKFDRMPWREDPVSLRAWQIGKTGYPLVDAGMRQLWTTGWMHNRVRMVAASFLVKHLLIDWRQGEAWFWDTLVDADQANNAASWQWVAGSGADAAPYFRIFNPTLQGEKFDCGGHYAKAWLPELSGLPPQDVHRPWQASSAVEGYPTRIVDHDFARRRALDAFEALG; encoded by the coding sequence ATGGCATCTTCCGCGAATTTGCATCCGGCAGAAGCTCCGGTGATCGTTTGGTTTCGCGATGATCTGCGGCTATGCGACAATCCGGCCTTAACTGCCGCGGCACAAAGCGGCCGGAAAATCCGCTGCGTTTTTGTGTATGATGAAGAATCTGACGGTCTGCGTCCTCTCGGGGCGGCAGCAAAATGGTGGCTCCATGGCGCGCTGGAGAATCTGGACAAGGACCTGCGTCAGCGCGGCACACGCCTTTCAATCTATCGGGGTCGTGCGTCCGAATTGATCCCGCGCCTCGCCACCCTCTGCCGGGCGGCCATCGTTTACTGGAATGATCGATATGGCGAAGCCGAACGACGGGTGGATTCGGCCGTACAATTGTTGCTTGAGCAGCGTCGCATCGATGCTCTCACTTTTAACGGCTCTTTGCTGTACGATCCGGCGGCGATCAAAACCAAATCCGGCGAGCCTTTTCGAACGTTTTCCGCATTTTGGCGCGCAGCTTACCAAGCGGGTGACCCTGCCCAGCCGCAAGCGGCTCCCGTAGCATTGCAGGATTTCGGCGACTGGGGTGACAACTCGCCTCGGGCTGTCGAACTCTCCGAGTTATGCCTTGAGCCTCGGGGACCCGATTGGTCAGGCGGCCTGCGTTCCAATTGGAAACCTGGCGAGACCGGTGCCCAAATGCAGCTCAAGCAGTTTTTAGATAATCACTTCGATACATACGCAGAGTGCAGGGATTTTCCCGATAGGCAAACGACATCTCACCTGTCTCCCTACTTGCGCTTCGGAAATATTTCGCCTCGGCAGATATGGCATGCGGCGGAATCAAAGAACTCTGAAAGCGACGTAAAATCTTACCGGAACCTGGAGAAATTCCAGTCCGAGCTGGGCTGGCGAGAATTCTCATATCATTTACTGCATCACAATCCGACCTTAGCCGCCCGAAACCTCCAGTCGAAGTTCGACCGGATGCCGTGGCGAGAGGATCCCGTTTCGCTGCGAGCGTGGCAAATTGGGAAGACCGGTTATCCTCTGGTCGATGCTGGCATGCGTCAGCTGTGGACCACGGGGTGGATGCACAACCGGGTTCGCATGGTGGCCGCATCGTTCTTGGTCAAGCATCTCCTCATTGACTGGCGCCAGGGTGAGGCTTGGTTTTGGGACACTCTGGTCGACGCCGACCAGGCCAACAATGCGGCGAGCTGGCAATGGGTTGCCGGATCGGGCGCAGACGCGGCGCCCTACTTCCGCATCTTCAACCCCACTCTTCAGGGGGAAAAATTCGATTGCGGTGGGCATTACGCGAAAGCTTGGCTACCAGAATTATCGGGTCTGCCTCCACAAGACGTTCATCGCCCGTGGCAGGCATCATCCGCAGTCGAAGGGTATCCCACGCGCATCGTCGACCACGATTTCGCTCGTCGCCGCGCGCTCGACGCGTTTGAAGCGCTGGGCTGA
- a CDS encoding alpha/beta hydrolase — MHSCEPSIATRIVRRTIAPLLAGLGVSACAALRPGRLTDGARDVAYGLHPRQRMDIYVPSGRGSAPKPVVFFVYGGSWANGAKETYSFVGDALSARGFVTVIADYRLVPEVRFPVFIEDGAQALRFVRDNIARFGGAPEAIHMMGHSAGAYNAMMLTLDKRYLAAVGMRADDVRSIVGLSGPYDFLPFDIDVTKEAFGNARDPVRTQPINFARRDAPPVFLATGSEDTTVLPRNSERLALALRKAGARSVSLKIYQGLGHAGTATALSRLLQWQAPVLDDVVTFLKTSVHPVMGTELQF, encoded by the coding sequence ATGCATTCTTGCGAACCGTCCATTGCGACCCGGATTGTCCGACGTACGATCGCGCCCCTGCTGGCTGGGCTCGGCGTTTCGGCATGCGCCGCACTCCGACCGGGGCGCCTGACCGACGGCGCACGCGATGTAGCTTATGGCCTGCATCCCCGGCAGCGGATGGATATCTACGTACCTTCGGGTCGCGGTAGCGCACCCAAGCCGGTCGTTTTCTTCGTCTATGGCGGGTCTTGGGCCAATGGCGCCAAGGAAACCTATTCGTTCGTGGGGGACGCGCTCTCGGCTCGCGGCTTCGTCACGGTGATCGCGGATTACCGCCTGGTCCCGGAGGTCCGCTTCCCGGTCTTCATCGAGGACGGCGCGCAGGCCCTGCGTTTCGTGCGAGACAACATAGCCCGCTTCGGCGGCGCCCCGGAGGCGATCCACATGATGGGACATTCGGCGGGCGCCTACAATGCGATGATGCTGACTCTGGACAAGCGCTATCTTGCCGCCGTTGGCATGCGCGCCGACGATGTCCGGTCGATTGTCGGCCTCTCCGGCCCCTACGACTTTCTCCCGTTCGATATCGACGTGACGAAGGAGGCGTTCGGAAACGCGCGCGATCCCGTCCGGACGCAGCCAATCAACTTTGCCCGGCGCGACGCACCGCCAGTCTTTCTGGCCACGGGATCGGAGGACACGACGGTCCTTCCGCGCAATAGCGAGCGTCTGGCGCTGGCGCTCCGAAAGGCGGGCGCGCGATCGGTCTCGCTGAAGATCTATCAGGGTCTCGGCCATGCTGGCACGGCCACGGCGCTGTCCCGGCTTCTGCAATGGCAAGCGCCGGTGCTCGACGACGTCGTCACGTTTCTAAAGACGTCTGTGCATCCGGTTATGGGAACCGAGCTTCAATTCTAA
- a CDS encoding DUF2177 family protein, with protein MSFVAGYLAFLAAFGICDAIWLGTMASKLYRPALGDLLLEQVRYWPAALFYFGFPLGVVHFALMPALRDGSAGAALLNGALIGLLAYATYDLTNYATLRPWTLTITLVDLVYGAVVVGLCTWVAFIVVRRLVAWGWV; from the coding sequence ATGAGCTTCGTTGCCGGTTATCTCGCTTTTCTTGCCGCTTTCGGCATTTGTGATGCCATCTGGCTGGGCACAATGGCGTCCAAACTCTATCGCCCTGCGCTCGGCGATTTACTTCTGGAACAGGTGCGCTATTGGCCGGCGGCACTGTTCTATTTCGGCTTCCCGCTCGGCGTAGTCCACTTTGCGCTGATGCCCGCGCTGCGTGACGGAAGCGCGGGCGCCGCCTTACTCAATGGCGCGCTCATCGGGCTGCTGGCCTATGCGACCTACGACCTCACCAACTACGCCACACTGCGGCCCTGGACGCTGACGATCACGCTCGTCGATCTCGTCTATGGTGCGGTCGTAGTCGGCCTGTGCACATGGGTCGCCTTTATCGTGGTCCGGCGCCTTGTCGCCTGGGGCTGGGTCTAA
- a CDS encoding cyclopropane-fatty-acyl-phospholipid synthase family protein, whose product MTIMQKLSAWGERLPVPDFVSRAVIASLVRATDRSLEVDPPNTETFAREMAALPIAAHTDAANKQHYELPGTFFAQILGLQLKYSCCYYNSRYDTLTVAEQNALKLTAEHADILDGQRILELGCGWGSLSLWLAERYPKAQITAVSNSNSQRNFIEQEAWRRSILNLRVITADINNFSPPENFDRVVSVEMFEHMANWRELLGRIRGWLKPDGRLFIHVFAHRQGCYRFDVADTSDWIAQHFFTGGLMPSATLAHQFPDLFTVEDEWRWSGEHYRATAEDWLANFDRNLAQINPILRATYGADAPLWRRRWRLFFLATSGLFGHAGGEAWGVHHYRLRAA is encoded by the coding sequence ATGACGATCATGCAGAAGCTTTCGGCTTGGGGAGAACGGCTTCCTGTTCCCGACTTTGTAAGCCGGGCTGTTATTGCGTCCCTGGTGCGGGCTACAGATCGTTCGCTTGAGGTCGATCCGCCGAATACTGAGACCTTCGCACGTGAAATGGCGGCCCTTCCTATTGCCGCCCATACCGACGCGGCCAATAAACAGCATTATGAACTACCTGGTACATTCTTTGCTCAGATTCTCGGTTTACAGCTAAAGTACTCGTGCTGCTATTACAACAGTCGATACGACACGCTCACGGTTGCTGAGCAGAACGCTCTGAAACTGACTGCAGAGCATGCGGACATTTTGGACGGACAACGAATTCTAGAGCTTGGTTGCGGTTGGGGTTCCTTGTCGCTGTGGTTAGCGGAACGCTATCCCAAGGCTCAAATCACAGCCGTATCCAACTCAAATTCGCAGCGGAATTTTATCGAACAGGAAGCATGGCGGCGTAGTATCTTAAATTTGAGAGTTATTACGGCAGACATCAATAACTTTTCTCCGCCCGAGAATTTTGATCGCGTCGTTTCGGTCGAGATGTTCGAGCACATGGCGAACTGGCGCGAACTGCTCGGGCGGATTCGTGGCTGGCTGAAGCCGGACGGCCGGCTCTTCATTCATGTCTTCGCCCACCGGCAGGGTTGCTATCGATTTGATGTGGCCGATACCAGCGACTGGATCGCGCAGCATTTCTTCACCGGCGGCCTGATGCCGAGCGCGACGCTCGCTCACCAGTTCCCCGATCTCTTCACGGTGGAAGACGAGTGGCGTTGGAGCGGCGAACACTACCGTGCCACGGCCGAGGACTGGCTGGCGAATTTCGATCGCAATCTCGCGCAGATTAATCCGATCCTGCGCGCGACCTATGGCGCGGACGCACCGCTCTGGCGCCGCCGCTGGCGTCTGTTCTTCCTAGCGACAAGCGGTTTGTTCGGTCATGCCGGCGGCGAGGCCTGGGGAGTCCATCACTACAGGTTGAGGGCAGCCTGA
- a CDS encoding DUF1295 domain-containing protein: MSAFMALATLIERRTGNSGWIDVVWTLGLGLTGIAGALLPFGAGLMPRRLLVAALALAWALRLGLHIAQRTAGITEDPRYAKLKRDWGSSAPQQLARLLQMQALVSIPLGLGIVLAAHSTAPALGWQDLAGVAVFAAGLAGGAISDGQLRAFARSGAGGICDSGLWRWSRHPNYFFECLLWCSYLMIALATGYLWGWLALLAPACITLLLTRISGIPPLEEHMLAKHGEAYRAYQNRTSALIPLPPKGATS; the protein is encoded by the coding sequence ATGTCCGCCTTCATGGCCCTGGCGACGCTGATCGAGCGGCGCACTGGCAATTCCGGCTGGATCGACGTGGTCTGGACTCTTGGGTTGGGGCTGACGGGTATCGCCGGCGCCTTGCTGCCCTTCGGGGCGGGACTGATGCCCCGACGCCTGCTCGTGGCAGCGCTCGCGCTGGCCTGGGCGCTGCGCCTCGGCCTGCACATCGCGCAACGGACCGCCGGCATCACCGAAGATCCCCGCTATGCGAAGCTGAAGCGGGACTGGGGCAGCTCCGCGCCGCAGCAATTGGCCCGGCTGCTGCAGATGCAGGCGCTGGTCAGCATTCCCCTGGGATTGGGGATCGTCCTCGCGGCGCATAGCACCGCGCCAGCGCTGGGCTGGCAGGATCTTGCCGGTGTCGCCGTGTTCGCCGCAGGGCTTGCAGGAGGCGCCATCTCCGATGGGCAATTGCGGGCCTTCGCACGCTCGGGAGCGGGCGGCATCTGCGATTCCGGCCTGTGGCGCTGGTCGCGCCATCCCAACTACTTCTTCGAGTGCCTGCTTTGGTGCTCGTATCTCATGATCGCGCTCGCGACCGGCTATCTATGGGGTTGGCTCGCCTTACTGGCACCGGCCTGCATCACGCTGCTGCTCACCCGGATCTCCGGCATACCGCCCCTGGAGGAGCACATGCTTGCCAAGCACGGCGAGGCCTATCGGGCATACCAGAATCGAACCAGCGCCCTGATCCCGCTGCCGCCGAAAGGAGCAACGTCATGA
- a CDS encoding ChrR family anti-sigma-E factor, with translation MSMLHRPSDETLAAFAAGQLDEGLAVVVACHIEADQESRGRLREFQAVQGALLDAAEPVAMASGPTPAATAARPEPASVETAPMSEGMPKVLRPYGLGPWRPIGIRIAMRRVEVPGADARVFMLRAGPGISLPHHKHTGFEWTTILAGAYEHEYGRYAAGDFDEADAEHDHTPRVDPVEGCTCIVAMTGSVQLQGWLGRLLQPLVRF, from the coding sequence ATGAGCATGTTGCATCGCCCGTCCGACGAGACGCTTGCCGCCTTCGCCGCGGGCCAACTCGACGAAGGCCTCGCGGTCGTCGTCGCCTGCCATATCGAGGCGGATCAGGAGAGCCGCGGCCGCCTGCGCGAGTTCCAGGCCGTGCAAGGTGCGCTGCTGGATGCGGCCGAGCCCGTCGCAATGGCTTCCGGCCCAACTCCTGCGGCCACTGCAGCACGACCCGAGCCAGCGTCGGTTGAGACCGCCCCGATGTCCGAGGGGATGCCGAAGGTGCTGCGCCCCTATGGCCTCGGTCCCTGGCGCCCCATCGGCATCCGCATTGCCATGCGACGCGTCGAGGTTCCCGGAGCAGATGCGCGCGTCTTCATGCTGCGCGCCGGGCCCGGAATCTCCCTGCCGCACCACAAGCATACCGGGTTCGAATGGACCACGATCCTCGCCGGCGCCTATGAGCACGAATACGGGCGCTACGCAGCCGGTGATTTCGACGAGGCTGATGCCGAGCATGATCACACGCCGCGCGTCGACCCGGTCGAGGGCTGCACCTGCATCGTGGCGATGACGGGGAGCGTGCAGTTGCAGGGCTGGCTCGGCCGGCTGCTGCAACCGCTGGTGCGGTTTTGA
- a CDS encoding sigma-70 family RNA polymerase sigma factor, with the protein MFDPNSLIAAIAHSGDRVAFAKLFDHFAPRVKGLLMRGGASAELAEEVAQETLLSVWRKAALFDPAKASASTWIATIARNLRIDIARRETRSRLSQVYEILDEEAPEQPDETLSGAERDARVRAAMTHLSPDQYRVVELAFIEGFSHQDVADRLAIPLGTVKSRLRLALSHLRGRLEDLR; encoded by the coding sequence TTGTTCGATCCCAATAGTTTGATTGCTGCCATCGCGCACTCCGGTGACAGGGTGGCCTTTGCCAAGCTGTTCGACCATTTCGCGCCACGCGTGAAGGGTTTGCTGATGCGCGGAGGAGCCTCCGCGGAGCTTGCCGAGGAGGTCGCGCAGGAAACGCTGCTGTCGGTCTGGCGCAAGGCCGCGCTGTTCGACCCCGCGAAGGCAAGCGCATCGACCTGGATCGCAACGATCGCGCGCAACCTGCGCATCGACATCGCCCGCCGCGAAACGCGTTCGAGGTTATCGCAAGTTTACGAGATTCTGGATGAAGAAGCCCCTGAACAACCTGATGAGACACTTTCTGGCGCGGAACGCGATGCGCGCGTGCGTGCCGCGATGACCCATCTTTCCCCCGACCAGTACCGCGTGGTCGAACTCGCCTTCATCGAAGGCTTCAGCCATCAGGATGTCGCCGATCGCCTCGCTATCCCGCTGGGCACGGTGAAATCCCGCCTGCGCCTGGCCCTGTCGCATCTGCGCGGCCGGCTGGAGGATCTGCGATGA
- a CDS encoding DUF2147 domain-containing protein: protein MTRLPLVLALVAFSAHCAAANDLDGTWLRDDGNARVRIAPCGDKICATNIWIGDTSKGEAAGDKLVMTLARQPDGSFSGSAYDPKRGWSYSLTITAKANALNTRGCILGRLICRDVSWKASE from the coding sequence ATGACGCGCCTTCCGCTTGTCCTCGCCCTCGTCGCTTTCTCCGCCCACTGCGCTGCCGCCAACGATCTCGACGGGACATGGCTGCGCGACGATGGCAATGCCCGCGTGCGCATCGCGCCCTGCGGCGACAAGATCTGCGCCACCAACATCTGGATCGGCGATACAAGCAAGGGCGAGGCGGCTGGCGACAAGCTCGTGATGACGCTGGCCCGCCAGCCCGACGGTTCATTCTCCGGCAGTGCGTACGATCCCAAGCGAGGGTGGAGTTATTCACTTACGATCACTGCGAAGGCCAATGCACTCAACACGCGAGGCTGCATTCTCGGCAGACTGATCTGTCGCGACGTGAGTTGGAAGGCATCCGAATAA
- a CDS encoding FAD-dependent oxidoreductase, which yields MINKAATMERAQGKAMRIAVIGAGISGLSAAWLLGQAHDVVLFEAAPRLGGHANTVRVAGGGGETAVDTGFIVYNEATYPNFIALMEHLRVATQPTEMSFAVSLDGGRLEYSGTSVAGLFAQRSNLVRPRFWAMLQDITRFYRNASKDALTGQAAGISLGDYLAIGGYGAAFRDDHLLPMAAAIWSAPCSEILSYPAAAFLRFHHNHGLLQLTDRPVWRTVTGGSSVYVEKLRAAFSGDVRAGLPIRQVRRGANDVVLIGDGWTESFDQVVFATHADQTLAVLADSSPMEAEALGAFRYSRNRAVLHGDEALMPKRRRAWASWNHIGQRAQPDSACAVTYWMNRLQGLPEAQPFFVTLNPPDTLRNEAIFHEEIYEHPLFDTAALDAQERLWSLQGMRRSWFCGAYFGSGFHEDGLQAGLAVAEALGSVRRPWNVPNESGRIPILPRLEQAA from the coding sequence ATGATCAATAAAGCAGCGACGATGGAACGGGCACAGGGCAAGGCGATGCGGATCGCCGTGATCGGTGCCGGCATATCCGGGCTCTCGGCGGCCTGGCTGCTGGGGCAGGCGCATGACGTGGTGCTGTTCGAGGCCGCGCCTCGCCTTGGCGGCCACGCCAACACGGTTCGCGTTGCGGGGGGCGGCGGCGAGACGGCGGTCGATACCGGATTCATCGTCTACAACGAGGCGACCTATCCGAATTTCATCGCGCTGATGGAGCATTTGCGCGTCGCCACCCAGCCGACCGAGATGTCCTTCGCCGTCTCGCTCGATGGCGGGCGGCTTGAATATAGCGGCACCAGCGTTGCAGGCCTGTTCGCCCAGCGCAGCAATCTCGTGCGCCCGCGCTTCTGGGCCATGCTGCAGGACATCACCCGCTTCTACCGGAATGCATCGAAGGACGCGCTGACGGGGCAGGCGGCCGGTATCTCGCTTGGCGACTATCTCGCGATCGGCGGCTATGGAGCTGCATTCCGGGACGATCATCTCCTGCCGATGGCGGCCGCGATCTGGTCGGCTCCCTGCTCGGAGATACTGTCTTATCCGGCCGCCGCCTTCCTGCGCTTCCATCACAATCACGGATTGCTCCAGCTCACCGACCGGCCGGTCTGGCGCACGGTGACCGGCGGCAGCAGCGTCTATGTCGAGAAGCTGCGCGCCGCTTTTTCGGGCGACGTCAGGGCCGGCTTGCCGATCCGGCAGGTTCGACGCGGCGCGAACGATGTCGTTCTGATAGGCGACGGCTGGACCGAGAGCTTCGACCAGGTCGTCTTCGCCACCCATGCCGACCAGACGCTCGCCGTGCTCGCCGACTCCAGCCCGATGGAAGCCGAGGCTCTCGGTGCCTTCCGCTACAGCCGCAACCGCGCCGTGCTGCACGGCGACGAAGCGTTGATGCCGAAGCGCCGCCGCGCCTGGGCAAGCTGGAACCATATCGGTCAGCGCGCGCAGCCGGATTCCGCCTGTGCGGTGACATACTGGATGAACCGGCTCCAGGGCCTGCCGGAGGCTCAGCCCTTCTTCGTCACGCTCAATCCGCCGGATACGCTGCGCAACGAAGCCATCTTCCACGAGGAGATCTACGAGCATCCGCTGTTCGATACCGCAGCTCTCGACGCGCAAGAACGGCTCTGGTCCTTGCAGGGCATGCGTCGAAGCTGGTTCTGCGGCGCCTATTTCGGATCGGGCTTCCACGAGGACGGCCTGCAGGCGGGGCTTGCCGTCGCCGAGGCGCTCGGCAGCGTCCGCCGGCCCTGGAACGTCCCCAACGAATCCGGTCGCATTCCGATCCTGCCCCGGCTGGAGCAGGCCGCATGA